The DNA region CACCTGGGTCGGCCCCGCCAGCTGGCTGAGCCGATAGGCGCGCCCCTCCAGCACCGTCTTGATGATCGTGTCCATGTCGATCGCGTGGTGAATGGCCTGGCGCACCTGCTTCTTCTGGAGCGGGGGCACGATGGGATTCATGAACAGGAAGTGGATGCGGGCGGCCCGCACGGCGTGGAGGCGGACGTCGGGGCTCCCCTCGAGTTTGGCGACGTCGAAGGGCGGTACCTGGGCGATGGCGTCCACCTGGCCGGCGCGGAGCGCCGTCACCCGCGCCGTGGAGTCGGGGATGGGCCGGTAGACGATCCGGTCGATCTTCGCCTTCTCGCCCCAGTAGTCGGGGTTCTTCTCCATCACCAGGCGCTCGTCGCGCGCGTACTCGGCGAACCGGTACGGGCCGGTGCCGTTCATCTTCTTGTGGGCCTCGTCGAATCCGACCTTCTCGGCGAGTGTCCGGCTCATGACGGCCGGTCGCGACTGGATGTAGGACAGCAGCCCCGGCACCGGGTTGCCGCAGTCCATGGCCACCGTGCGCTTGTCGCGCACGGTGACCTTATCGATCATCACCACCAGGGGCTTCTGCCGGAAGGCCGTCTTCTCCTTGAGGATGCTCTCGAAGCTGAACTTGACGTCCTCGGCCGTGAAGGGCGAGCCGTCGTGGAACCGGACATGGTCGCGGAGGCGGAAGACCCAGGTCCGGCCCTTGTCCTCGACGCTCCACGATTCGGCCAGCACCGGCTCGAATCCGCGCTTGTCGTAATCGAACCGAACCAGCGGCTCCAGGATGTTGTTGTCGAGCGTCTCGAAGACCGCGTGGTTGACGAAGTAGGGGTTGAGCTGGCCGATGTCCTCGTTCTTGCCGTAGACCAGCGTCTTGCGGCCGGCCTGGGCATACACCCGGCCCACCGGCGCCAGCGCCGCCAGCGCGCCCGCCGCCGTCCCCGCCCTGAGGAATGCTCGCCGCGACAGTCCTCGTGTCATCGCCGTGACTCCTCTCGCCCGCAGTTCGGTGGCGACCGCCATCAGGCCAGGTGCTCGGCCATGAAGTCCGCCACCAGCGGCCGGTATTTATAAATGATGTTGTTGCAGACGTGATTGCCCTCGGGGTAGCAGACCCACCGCTTGGGACCGCTCGCCTGCTCGTAGGTCCGGTAGGGGTCGGAGGGCGGGATCAGGTTGTCCTTCTCGCCGTGCACGATCAGAAGCGGCGCCCGGATGTTCTTGGCAGGGCCGTCGAGCGTCGCGCCCCTGGCCTTCTGCCGCACCTCCGCCTCGTCCTTGGCGCCCCAGATGTGGCAGAAGCGGCGGAGATGGTGCTCGTTGAGGAAGTCGCGGTCGCCCAGGCTGTGCAGGCCGCCGCAGGAGGCCACCGCCTTGAGGCGTGGCTCGAACGCCGCGCAGCGGGGGGCCAGGTACCCCCCCAAGCTGACGCCGCAGATGCCGACCCGCGTGCCGTCGACGTCGCCGCGGCCCAGCAGCCAGTCGATGGCGGCGGTGGCCGTGACCTCGAAGTCCACCCGCATCTTCATGCGGTACCACGTCTCCCCCTGCCCGGGACCGTCGAGCGAGAGCGTGGCCAGGCCGCGCTGGAGGAAGAAACGCTCGAACGTCGCGTGCTCCTCCTTGGCGGAGTCGAGACCGGAGATGAACAGGACGACCGGCGGGCGCGCCACGCCGCGCGGCTTCCGGAGATAGGCCGGCAGCGTGATGCCCTCCAGCGGGAACTCGACGCGCTGGCCGGGCGGGTCGAGAGTGGGCAGCGCCTTGCCGTAGCACTCGACCCTCTTCCGGTGACCGGCGGCGTACTCGTCGAGGTCGTGGATCCAGCAGAAGACGGCGAAGTGGTAGGCGATAGCGGCGCGGTAGTAGGCCTCGCCGGCGGTGACCGCCTGACCCGCCCGCTCCGCCTCCACGGCCAGCGCCTCGTGCTTGCGGCCGAGCCCCATCCAGGCCCCGTACCACTGGTCCCATTTCTCGAGGGGCTCCACGGTCCACTGGTAGTCGTTCATGTCGACGCCGTTGTTGACGAACCGCGGCTTCCAGCTCTTGATGACAGTAGCGAGGATCTCATCCGGCATCGGCGGGCTCCTTGGCGCTGCGACTGTGACGAGGTGGATGGACTCTAGACAGCGCCGCTCAGCGTGTCAAGCGGCCCGGTGTCTTGACATCCAGGGTCTAACTCCTCGACCGTGAGACCCGCCCTGCGGATCAGAGCGCGAAGCAGACCGGGGCCAGAGCAGACGGGCAGACGGGTCACGTCGCGGGAGTCTCGACCTCCACTTCCACGACGTCGAGAGCGACGGGAAGGCCCTGGGCTCGGCGGGTTTCGAGGCTCGCCAGGATGGCTTCACGGACGTTGCGGAGCGCCTCATCGATCGTCCGCCCCTGGGAGACACAACCGGGGAGCGCCGGGCATTCGACAACGACCCAGCCCTTCTCGTCGCGGTCCAGGGTGACCAGGAACTTCATCGGTGTCCTCCGTCTTGACATCCCTCTCGCCCGCGCGATAGTGCTGCGGGGTCTCCTTGCACTGAGGTGAGCCTGATGGCGCAGACCGTCTTCGAGGCGTTCATGGCGACGGCCGCGGCCGCGCCCGACAACGTATTCCTCTGCGCGCCGCCCGCTCCCGGGCGCGCCTGGCACCCCGATGGCGTCGAGTTCACCTACGAGCAGACCCGCCAGGCGGTCCTGGCGCTCTGGGAGCGGTACGCCTCGGCCGGCTACGGCCACGGCCACCGGGTGGCGCTGCTGCTCGAGAACCGTCCCGAGTTCTTCTTCCATTACCTGGCGCTCAACGCGCTCGGCGCCGGCATCGTCCCCATCAACCCCGACTACCGGCACGACGAGATGCTCTACCAGATGGAGCACTCGGAGGCCGACCTGGCGGTCGTGATCGGCAGCCGCGTGGCCGATCTGGAGGCCGTCGCGCGCGAGCGCGCCAAGCCGTTGCCGGTGGTGAACGCCGAGCGCCTGCCGTCTTCGCTCCCGAAGCCGGGGCCGGCGCCGCGGGCGGGCACGCCCGGGCTCGACACCGAGACGAGCCTCCTCTATACCTCGGGCACCACCGGGCGGCCCAAGGGCTGCATCCTGAGCAACTTCTATTACCTCAACGCGGGCGCCTGGTACCGCGACCTCGGCGGAATCTTCCGCATCGAGTACGGCCGCGAGCGCATCCTCAACCCGCTGCCGCTCTTCCACATGAACGCCCAGGCGGTGACGGCCACCGCCGCCATTCTCACCGCCAACTGCCTGGCCCAGCCCGAGCGCTTCAGCCCGAGCCGGTGGTGGAAGGACGTGGTGAGCGCGAAGGCGACGATCATCCACTACCTCGGCGTCATGCCGCCCCTCCTGCTGAACCAGCCGGAGACGCCCGAGGAGCGCCAGCACCGGGTGAAGCTCGCCATCGGCGCCGGCGTGGAGCCCGAGCTCCATCCGCTGTTCGAGAAGCGCTTCGGCTTTCCGCTGATCGAGGTGTGGGGGATGACCGAGACCGGCCGCATCTATGCCGACAGCCACGAGCCCCGCCAGGTCACCACGCGCGCGTTCGGCCGGCCCCAGGGCGGGCTCGAGGCTCGCGTCGTCGATGACAGGGGCCATGAGGTTTCGCGCGGGAGCGAGGGGGAGCTGCTCGTGCGCTGGGACGGGCCCGAAGGGCCGCGCCACGGCTTCTTCTCCGGCTATCTCAAGAACGCCGAGGCCACCGAGGAGGCCTGGCGGGGCGGCTGGTTCCACACCGGCGACGTCGTGCGCCGGATGCCGGACGGCATGCTCGTCTTCGTGGACCGTAGGAAGAACATCATCCGGCGCTCGGGCGAGAACATCGCCGCGGCCGAGGTGGAGGCGTGCCTGCAGGCTCACGAGGCGGTCGCGCAGGTGGCGGTGCTGGCCGTGCCCGACGAGGTGCGCGCGGAAGAGGTGATGGCCTGCGTCGTGCCGATGGCCGGCCTGGCGCCGGACCGTGCGCTGGCTTCGCTCTTACAGGACTGGTGTCTGGCGCGCCTGGCCTACTTCAAGGCTCCCGGCTGGGTCCTCTTCGTCGACCGCCTGCCCACCACCGGCACCCAGAAGGTCCAGAAGACCCAGATCTTCCCCAAGGGCGAGGACCCGCGCCGGCAGCCAGGCGCCCTCGATCTGCGGGAGGGGAAGAAGCGGCGGTGAGCCTGCCCCTCATGACGCGCAGCCTGGTGATCGGGGTATAACAAGGCGATTGACGTCAAGGCCGTGATCGGAGGTCAAGATGGCAGAGCATCTCACGTTGCGTTCAGCGAATCCTGCGCTGAAGGCCGACACCTTCAGCAGAGTGCCGAGTGTCTCCCGCGAGGACGCCATGACGATCGGGGGAACCGTCAACAAAACGGCCCTGGCGCTTTTGATTCTGATCCTCACGGCAACCGGGACCTGGAACCTCGGCATCGGCGACTCACGGCTCTGGGGCCTGATGGTCGTTGGCGCCGTCGGGGGCTTTATCGTTGCGATGGTTACGGTCTTCAAGCAGACCTGGGCGGAATTTACCACACCCGTGTATGCAGTCTTGGAAGGCCTGGCGCTTGGCGCAATCTCCCTGGGATTCGAGCGCCAATACCCGGGAATCGTGAGCCAGGCTGTCTTCTTGACCTTTGGGACCCTGGGCGCGCTCCTTCTCGCCTACCGTTCCGGGCTCATTCGCCCGACCGAGAATTTCAAGCTTGGCGTCGTCGCCGCCACCGGCGGCATCGCGATCCTTTAT from Candidatus Methylomirabilota bacterium includes:
- a CDS encoding type II toxin-antitoxin system HicB family antitoxin, which codes for MKFLVTLDRDEKGWVVVECPALPGCVSQGRTIDEALRNVREAILASLETRRAQGLPVALDVVEVEVETPAT
- a CDS encoding alpha/beta hydrolase is translated as MPDEILATVIKSWKPRFVNNGVDMNDYQWTVEPLEKWDQWYGAWMGLGRKHEALAVEAERAGQAVTAGEAYYRAAIAYHFAVFCWIHDLDEYAAGHRKRVECYGKALPTLDPPGQRVEFPLEGITLPAYLRKPRGVARPPVVLFISGLDSAKEEHATFERFFLQRGLATLSLDGPGQGETWYRMKMRVDFEVTATAAIDWLLGRGDVDGTRVGICGVSLGGYLAPRCAAFEPRLKAVASCGGLHSLGDRDFLNEHHLRRFCHIWGAKDEAEVRQKARGATLDGPAKNIRAPLLIVHGEKDNLIPPSDPYRTYEQASGPKRWVCYPEGNHVCNNIIYKYRPLVADFMAEHLA
- a CDS encoding AMP-binding protein — translated: MAQTVFEAFMATAAAAPDNVFLCAPPAPGRAWHPDGVEFTYEQTRQAVLALWERYASAGYGHGHRVALLLENRPEFFFHYLALNALGAGIVPINPDYRHDEMLYQMEHSEADLAVVIGSRVADLEAVARERAKPLPVVNAERLPSSLPKPGPAPRAGTPGLDTETSLLYTSGTTGRPKGCILSNFYYLNAGAWYRDLGGIFRIEYGRERILNPLPLFHMNAQAVTATAAILTANCLAQPERFSPSRWWKDVVSAKATIIHYLGVMPPLLLNQPETPEERQHRVKLAIGAGVEPELHPLFEKRFGFPLIEVWGMTETGRIYADSHEPRQVTTRAFGRPQGGLEARVVDDRGHEVSRGSEGELLVRWDGPEGPRHGFFSGYLKNAEATEEAWRGGWFHTGDVVRRMPDGMLVFVDRRKNIIRRSGENIAAAEVEACLQAHEAVAQVAVLAVPDEVRAEEVMACVVPMAGLAPDRALASLLQDWCLARLAYFKAPGWVLFVDRLPTTGTQKVQKTQIFPKGEDPRRQPGALDLREGKKRR
- a CDS encoding ABC transporter substrate-binding protein, encoding MTRGLSRRAFLRAGTAAGALAALAPVGRVYAQAGRKTLVYGKNEDIGQLNPYFVNHAVFETLDNNILEPLVRFDYDKRGFEPVLAESWSVEDKGRTWVFRLRDHVRFHDGSPFTAEDVKFSFESILKEKTAFRQKPLVVMIDKVTVRDKRTVAMDCGNPVPGLLSYIQSRPAVMSRTLAEKVGFDEAHKKMNGTGPYRFAEYARDERLVMEKNPDYWGEKAKIDRIVYRPIPDSTARVTALRAGQVDAIAQVPPFDVAKLEGSPDVRLHAVRAARIHFLFMNPIVPPLQKKQVRQAIHHAIDMDTIIKTVLEGRAYRLSQLAGPTQVVSYDPDLKPLPYDPERARKLLAEAGYAGGVDIDFYDYASYSEYRPMAQAVAEQLRKVGVRLNLKPTESGVFRRMWFNSEMPMFFISWGNQAEDVSGFIQAYFRSGRDPRSKYKNPEVDALFDQQEVEPDPRKRHALNRQLMRLLQDDSPAVPLYNPQYTIGARKHVLIPPGIPTGGEFVWFWKMDMV
- a CDS encoding Bax inhibitor-1/YccA family protein, with the translated sequence MRSANPALKADTFSRVPSVSREDAMTIGGTVNKTALALLILILTATGTWNLGIGDSRLWGLMVVGAVGGFIVAMVTVFKQTWAEFTTPVYAVLEGLALGAISLGFERQYPGIVSQAVFLTFGTLGALLLAYRSGLIRPTENFKLGVVAATGGIAILYLLSFTVGLFGVSIPLIHSSGLLGILFSGFVVVLAALNLVLDFDFIEEGAERGAPKYMEWYGAFGLLVTLVWLYLEILHLLAKLKSKD